A genomic stretch from Thermoanaerobaculum aquaticum includes:
- a CDS encoding PTS sugar transporter subunit IIA, which yields MRLDHLLLPEHVLLDIPARTREEVLYFVAQALERSGLVNSAEDLVDHLLEREKLGATVVGHEAAIPHCKLPSLKQVVVAFARTQEPVPFGPEPKDRARFFFFVLSPPDEPAAHLQVLAEIARLLRDRDVEAGLAKVKTPQELLVLLAKRDNA from the coding sequence GTGAGGCTCGATCATCTCCTGCTGCCGGAGCACGTGCTCCTGGATATCCCCGCTCGTACCCGGGAGGAGGTTCTGTACTTCGTGGCCCAGGCTTTGGAGCGCAGTGGCCTGGTGAACAGCGCTGAGGACCTGGTGGACCACCTTTTGGAAAGGGAAAAGCTGGGGGCCACGGTGGTGGGCCATGAGGCGGCCATACCCCACTGCAAGCTACCGTCCCTCAAGCAGGTGGTGGTGGCCTTTGCCCGCACTCAAGAACCGGTTCCCTTTGGCCCCGAACCCAAGGACCGGGCCCGCTTTTTCTTTTTTGTGTTGTCCCCGCCCGATGAGCCGGCCGCGCACCTGCAGGTGCTCGCGGAAATCGCCAGGCTCCTGCGGGACCGGGACGTGGAAGCCGGGTTGGCCAAGGTCAAAACGCCGCAAGAGCTTTTGGTGCTTTTGGCCAAGCGAGACAACGCATGA
- the hpf gene encoding ribosome hibernation-promoting factor, HPF/YfiA family: MEFEIVTRNVELTPKDQSLIQKKVARLGKYFREVHEARLTFSQEKHRMLVDGYIRAKGAEIAASAQNPEWSVAFQEVVNRLEEQARRLKQKVRDRRQKGAGREVAWELRVVEAESVRSGTPRIVETTYVPVRPMTVEEAALELDASKQDFIVFRDADSDQINVLYRRRDNTYGLVTPEI; encoded by the coding sequence GTGGAGTTTGAAATCGTCACCCGCAACGTGGAGCTCACCCCCAAAGACCAATCCCTCATCCAAAAAAAGGTTGCGCGTTTGGGCAAGTACTTCCGGGAGGTCCACGAGGCCCGGCTCACCTTTTCCCAGGAAAAGCACCGCATGCTGGTGGACGGCTACATCCGGGCCAAAGGCGCGGAAATAGCCGCCTCCGCGCAAAACCCCGAGTGGTCGGTGGCCTTTCAGGAGGTCGTGAATCGCTTGGAGGAGCAAGCGAGAAGGCTCAAGCAAAAGGTTCGCGACCGGCGGCAAAAGGGTGCCGGCCGGGAAGTGGCCTGGGAGCTGCGGGTGGTGGAAGCCGAGTCGGTGCGCTCAGGCACCCCGCGCATCGTGGAAACCACCTACGTGCCGGTGCGGCCCATGACCGTGGAGGAAGCGGCCTTGGAGCTCGATGCCAGCAAGCAGGACTTCATCGTGTTCCGGGACGCCGATTCGGACCAAATCAACGTGCTCTACCGCCGTCGGGACAACACCTACGGCTTGGTGACGCCGGAGATCTAG
- the rpoN gene encoding RNA polymerase factor sigma-54 encodes MNQKPSLKLSQKLLMTPALQQAIKLLQLTRLELEQVLRQELEANPLLELAEDVELEEQEEVAAAEAVGAPAMTEEPATPELPAPERANGDGNEEAETAPSFEEVELSALFANDLHDVPPLGDPSFDEEELDPLFNLPNPEPSLADALIDQLRLLPVPPELSPLCEFLIGNLENDGYLRIPLPDLAAQVGVSVETLEEALRWVQMLDPAGVGARDLRECLLLQLERIAKPTEEERLATAIVKEAFGLLLQQNWEGMAAHLGVSLESLRRALEVLRKLPAHPGALVGASGSTAIEPDVVVKKVGGRWVVELVDDNLPQVHLSPRYLQLLQNPTADPQTQAFVRERMKQALWFLRAVEQRHSTILRVAETIVRRQEAFLEHGIQYLRPMVLKDVADEIGMHESTVSRVVQAKYMATPRGVFPFKFFFHSGLSHALEGDVSSVAVKEKIRELIENEDPARPLADARIARLLNRQGIRIARRTVAKYREEMGIPSSEVRKRGLWMRNSAEPSKIGSR; translated from the coding sequence GTGAACCAAAAGCCCTCGCTGAAGCTTTCCCAAAAGCTTCTCATGACACCGGCACTGCAGCAGGCCATCAAGCTCCTTCAGCTGACGCGGCTCGAGCTGGAGCAGGTGCTGCGCCAGGAGTTGGAAGCCAACCCCCTCTTAGAGCTGGCCGAAGATGTGGAGCTAGAGGAGCAGGAGGAAGTTGCCGCGGCGGAAGCGGTGGGAGCGCCGGCAATGACGGAAGAGCCCGCCACCCCTGAGCTTCCGGCGCCCGAACGGGCCAACGGGGACGGCAACGAAGAGGCGGAAACCGCTCCCAGCTTTGAGGAGGTGGAGCTCTCGGCGCTGTTTGCCAACGACCTCCACGATGTCCCGCCCCTGGGGGATCCCTCCTTCGATGAGGAGGAGCTGGACCCGCTTTTCAACCTCCCCAACCCCGAACCCTCGCTAGCCGATGCCCTCATTGACCAGCTGCGCCTTTTGCCGGTTCCCCCTGAGCTTTCGCCGCTCTGCGAGTTCCTCATTGGCAACCTGGAAAACGACGGCTACCTCCGCATCCCTTTGCCTGACCTGGCGGCGCAGGTGGGTGTGTCCGTTGAAACGCTGGAGGAGGCCCTCCGCTGGGTGCAGATGCTCGATCCCGCGGGAGTAGGGGCCCGCGATTTGCGTGAATGCTTGCTTTTGCAGCTGGAACGCATTGCTAAGCCCACCGAGGAAGAACGGCTGGCCACGGCCATCGTGAAGGAAGCGTTCGGCCTGCTCCTGCAGCAGAACTGGGAGGGCATGGCGGCGCACCTTGGGGTGAGCCTGGAGAGCCTCCGCCGGGCTCTGGAGGTCCTGCGCAAGCTGCCGGCCCATCCCGGGGCGCTGGTGGGGGCCAGCGGCAGCACCGCCATCGAGCCGGACGTGGTGGTCAAGAAGGTGGGGGGGCGTTGGGTGGTGGAGCTGGTGGATGACAACCTGCCACAGGTCCACCTCTCGCCGCGCTACCTGCAGCTTTTGCAAAACCCCACCGCTGACCCGCAAACGCAGGCGTTTGTGCGAGAGCGCATGAAACAAGCGCTGTGGTTTTTGCGGGCGGTGGAGCAACGGCACAGCACCATCCTGCGGGTGGCGGAAACCATTGTCCGGCGGCAGGAGGCTTTCTTGGAGCACGGCATCCAGTACCTCCGGCCCATGGTTTTGAAAGACGTGGCCGACGAAATCGGCATGCACGAGAGCACCGTAAGCCGGGTGGTGCAAGCCAAGTACATGGCCACGCCCCGCGGTGTTTTTCCTTTTAAGTTTTTCTTCCATTCGGGCTTAAGCCACGCCCTGGAGGGCGATGTTTCCTCGGTGGCGGTAAAGGAGAAGATCCGCGAGCTCATCGAAAACGAGGACCCCGCCCGGCCGCTGGCCGATGCCCGGATTGCCCGCTTGCTCAACCGGCAAGGGATTAGGATTGCCCGGCGAACGGTTGCCAAGTATCGGGAGGAGATGGGCATCCCCTCCTCAGAGGTGCGCAAGCGGGGCCTGTGGATGAGAAACTCGGCAGAACCGTCTAAAATAGGGTCCAGGTAG
- the lptB gene encoding LPS export ABC transporter ATP-binding protein — MTAEVANGSLIARGLCKRYGARTVVDGVCLDLHPGEVVGLLGPNGAGKTTTFYMLVGLVWPDGGEVRLGGVDITHEPMYRRARLGLSYLPQEPSVFRKLTVEQNLFGVLELLGVSWSEAEDRVNQLLAEFGLEKVRFQPAETLSGGERRRLEIARALVTQPRFLLLDEPFAGIDPITVLDLQRLIRHLKKEGFGILITDHNVRDTLKITDRASIIKDGKVLASGDPASLASDPLVRQVYLGEEFEL, encoded by the coding sequence ATTACCGCAGAAGTAGCCAACGGAAGCCTCATCGCTCGCGGGCTCTGCAAGCGGTACGGAGCCAGAACGGTGGTGGACGGGGTCTGCCTCGATCTCCACCCGGGCGAGGTGGTGGGGCTTTTGGGACCCAACGGCGCCGGCAAGACCACCACCTTTTACATGCTGGTGGGCTTGGTTTGGCCCGATGGAGGCGAGGTGCGGTTGGGAGGCGTGGACATCACCCACGAGCCCATGTACCGGCGGGCGCGGCTGGGGCTTTCCTACCTGCCCCAGGAGCCTTCGGTTTTCCGCAAGCTCACCGTGGAGCAAAACCTCTTTGGCGTTTTGGAGCTTTTAGGGGTGAGCTGGAGTGAAGCGGAGGACCGGGTCAACCAGCTGCTGGCCGAATTCGGCCTGGAAAAAGTGCGCTTCCAGCCGGCGGAAACCCTCTCGGGAGGGGAGCGCCGGAGGCTGGAGATCGCCCGCGCCCTGGTGACGCAGCCCCGTTTTTTGCTGTTGGACGAGCCTTTTGCCGGCATTGACCCCATCACCGTTTTGGACCTGCAGCGCCTCATCCGCCACCTCAAGAAGGAGGGGTTTGGCATCCTCATTACCGACCACAACGTTCGCGACACCTTGAAAATCACCGACCGCGCGTCCATCATAAAAGACGGCAAGGTTCTTGCAAGCGGGGATCCGGCGAGCCTGGCTTCCGACCCGCTGGTGAGGCAAGTTTACCTTGGAGAGGAGTTTGAACTGTAG
- a CDS encoding LptA/OstA family protein, with the protein MKARTRLYRTVTASLLGVWLGLLVGLLIYRQWQRRAPVTEAPARTPTTDQTEQPVRVQKGFVFTYALGVSPSIRLAAKESVEFASGWLELTDVDLTFFQGGEVAYGLVAKKARFHQRTSQAVVEGDPLLSLGHGVVARAQGFSLESGEQLLRSRGPVSFAGVGWGGLAGSLSSALSEDLVTVENGVSLVAEENGGQRVTLLAPMAQYRRKQGTVEFPKGVMLFRQSFRFEAPGGTLFLDDETGSLEKLALQGPVAVVGQTENGETVEGQWGDSQAQRQIDGTWAFVAQSSSESGWARLRVLLPGGEVRELQAWRFEGVAAQEGLQKLEGLGLACALRSRPREQPSRLSAERLVVAFAEGQAQELRANGNVVLEEAAGQARGDTLVAKLPNGPGELTADRQVEFSSRELYGVCQRIAFDEQGNFTASGGVQGTVKQQGQAQELRFAASQAKGAVASSNRVTLLGDARIWQNAQVLRADEMLLDEEAATLQARGRVLSKSAGEGQVAGTIEASQLTYMRAKGEAFFSGGVRVLDQRGTIESQTLQAFLTEKGEILRGEFREHVVIREKASGRRIFGDVAVYDGSSETLLITGQPAIAEEPSGNRVQASRITWNRKTGSMDVGGDVDTPSQTLYHPEGPAKTPARRTPLPQK; encoded by the coding sequence GTGAAAGCCCGCACCCGCCTTTATCGAACGGTCACCGCCAGCTTGCTGGGGGTTTGGCTTGGCTTGCTCGTTGGGCTTTTGATTTACCGCCAGTGGCAACGCCGGGCCCCGGTCACCGAAGCTCCCGCCCGGACGCCCACGACCGACCAAACCGAACAACCGGTGCGGGTGCAAAAGGGCTTCGTCTTTACCTACGCGCTGGGGGTGAGCCCCAGCATCCGCCTGGCGGCCAAGGAGTCGGTGGAGTTTGCCTCCGGCTGGCTGGAGCTCACCGACGTGGATCTCACGTTTTTCCAGGGCGGGGAAGTGGCTTACGGCCTGGTAGCCAAAAAGGCCCGCTTTCACCAGCGCACCAGCCAAGCGGTGGTGGAGGGGGATCCGCTTTTGAGCCTGGGGCACGGGGTGGTGGCCCGAGCCCAGGGTTTTTCCCTGGAAAGCGGCGAGCAGCTGCTGCGCTCCCGGGGGCCGGTGAGCTTTGCAGGGGTGGGATGGGGCGGTTTGGCGGGCTCGCTTTCCTCCGCGCTTTCCGAGGACCTGGTCACGGTGGAAAACGGCGTGAGTCTGGTGGCCGAGGAAAACGGCGGCCAGCGGGTGACGCTCCTGGCGCCGATGGCCCAATACCGGCGCAAGCAAGGGACGGTGGAGTTTCCCAAAGGGGTGATGCTCTTCCGGCAGAGCTTTCGCTTTGAAGCCCCGGGAGGAACCCTCTTTTTGGACGACGAGACCGGTTCACTTGAGAAGCTGGCGCTACAAGGCCCGGTGGCGGTGGTGGGGCAAACGGAAAACGGCGAAACCGTAGAAGGCCAGTGGGGTGACAGCCAAGCCCAGCGCCAAATTGATGGGACGTGGGCCTTTGTGGCGCAAAGCTCCAGCGAGAGCGGGTGGGCCCGGCTGCGGGTGCTCTTGCCCGGTGGCGAGGTACGGGAGCTTCAAGCTTGGCGTTTTGAAGGAGTCGCAGCGCAGGAGGGTTTGCAGAAGCTGGAGGGTTTGGGGCTAGCCTGCGCCCTCCGTTCGCGACCCCGGGAGCAGCCCTCCCGGCTTTCCGCCGAAAGGCTGGTGGTGGCCTTTGCCGAAGGGCAGGCCCAGGAACTGCGGGCGAACGGCAATGTCGTCCTGGAGGAGGCCGCCGGGCAAGCCAGGGGCGATACCCTGGTGGCCAAGCTGCCCAACGGTCCCGGTGAGCTCACCGCTGACCGGCAGGTGGAGTTTTCCTCCCGGGAACTTTACGGGGTGTGCCAGCGCATCGCCTTTGACGAGCAGGGGAACTTCACGGCTTCCGGCGGCGTGCAGGGCACAGTGAAGCAGCAAGGGCAAGCCCAGGAGCTGCGTTTTGCCGCAAGCCAAGCCAAAGGCGCCGTGGCCAGCAGCAACCGGGTCACCCTCCTGGGGGATGCCCGCATTTGGCAAAACGCCCAGGTGCTCCGTGCCGATGAGATGCTTCTCGACGAGGAAGCCGCCACCCTCCAGGCGCGCGGCAGGGTCCTTTCCAAAAGTGCCGGCGAAGGGCAGGTGGCAGGCACCATCGAGGCCTCCCAGCTCACCTACATGCGTGCCAAAGGGGAGGCTTTCTTTTCCGGAGGGGTTCGGGTTTTGGACCAGCGGGGGACCATCGAAAGCCAGACGCTGCAGGCCTTCCTCACGGAAAAGGGGGAAATCCTCCGGGGGGAGTTCCGCGAGCACGTGGTGATCCGGGAAAAGGCCAGCGGACGCCGCATCTTCGGTGATGTGGCGGTTTACGACGGCAGCAGCGAGACCCTGCTGATCACCGGTCAACCCGCCATTGCCGAGGAACCCTCGGGCAACCGCGTGCAGGCTTCCCGCATCACCTGGAACCGCAAGACGGGGAGCATGGACGTGGGCGGCGATGTGGATACGCCCTCGCAAACCTTGTACCATCCCGAAGGACCGGCCAAGACGCCGGCAAGGAGGACGCCATTACCGCAGAAGTAG
- a CDS encoding acetyl-CoA carboxylase carboxyltransferase subunit alpha, whose product MGSLPVPPFLARVEELRARLAELESLGTTQAREEAVAVKEALEEEVRRVTANLTPWQKCLLARHPERPYTLDYIRGLFTDWVELHGDRRFADDPAIVAGFARLDGESVAIVGHQKGRDTKERLYRNFGQPKPEGYRKALRVMELAAKFGRPIVCFVDTPGAYPGIDAEERGQAEAIAYNLRAMAMLEVPIVVVITGEGGSGGALAIAVGNRVLMMEHAIYSVISPEGCAAILWKDQSAVQQAAEALKLTATDLLRFRVVDEVVPEPLGGAHMAPQLAIRTVGQAIRKHLHELSRLKPKELIQRRYQRFRALGVFAER is encoded by the coding sequence ATGGGGAGCTTGCCGGTACCGCCGTTTTTAGCCCGTGTGGAGGAACTGCGCGCTCGCTTGGCCGAGCTGGAATCCCTGGGGACCACCCAGGCCCGGGAGGAAGCGGTTGCGGTGAAGGAGGCGCTGGAGGAGGAGGTGCGCCGGGTTACCGCCAACCTCACCCCATGGCAGAAGTGCCTCCTTGCCCGTCACCCCGAGCGCCCGTACACGCTGGACTATATCCGGGGGCTTTTTACCGACTGGGTGGAGCTCCATGGGGATCGCCGATTTGCCGATGATCCCGCCATCGTGGCCGGTTTTGCCCGCCTGGATGGGGAATCGGTGGCCATCGTGGGGCACCAAAAGGGGCGCGACACCAAGGAGCGTCTTTACCGCAACTTCGGCCAGCCCAAGCCCGAGGGGTACCGCAAAGCCCTGCGGGTGATGGAGCTGGCGGCCAAGTTCGGGCGGCCCATCGTGTGCTTCGTGGATACCCCTGGCGCTTACCCGGGGATTGATGCCGAAGAACGTGGGCAAGCTGAGGCCATCGCCTACAACCTGCGGGCCATGGCCATGCTGGAGGTGCCCATCGTGGTGGTGATCACCGGGGAAGGTGGCTCCGGGGGAGCGTTGGCTATTGCCGTGGGCAACCGGGTGCTGATGATGGAGCACGCCATTTACTCGGTGATCTCCCCGGAAGGCTGCGCCGCCATCCTGTGGAAGGACCAATCGGCGGTGCAGCAAGCTGCCGAAGCCTTGAAGCTCACCGCCACGGATTTGCTGCGCTTCCGGGTGGTGGATGAGGTGGTGCCGGAACCTCTGGGGGGCGCCCACATGGCCCCGCAGCTGGCCATCCGCACCGTGGGTCAAGCCATCCGCAAGCACCTGCACGAGCTTTCCCGCTTAAAGCCCAAAGAGCTGATCCAGCGGCGATACCAGCGGTTCCGGGCGTTGGGAGTCTTCGCCGAGCGGTGA
- the mtgA gene encoding monofunctional biosynthetic peptidoglycan transglycosylase: MVGRRHYGRWAVLGLFAAVALVLVFFFVLSPLPDLTPWRSGPPRKPWAAAARQMEVWEKAGIKRSLRFSYVPLEQVSDHLLVAILVGEDINFFHHNGVDFSAWPEAFQQWIEGRRLRGASTITQQLAKNLFLSRERSLTRKLAEVRLAWHLEKQLGKRRILELYVNIAEFGPGIFGAEAASQAYFGCAARDLTPAQAAALAATIPAPTRDNPKTNSARFRARRQVIAERAAHASWLYTLVREAQRR, encoded by the coding sequence ATGGTAGGGCGGCGGCATTATGGCAGATGGGCGGTCTTGGGCCTGTTCGCTGCTGTTGCCCTGGTTTTGGTTTTCTTTTTTGTGCTTTCGCCGCTGCCCGACCTGACGCCCTGGCGCTCCGGCCCACCCAGGAAGCCCTGGGCCGCCGCGGCCCGACAGATGGAAGTATGGGAAAAAGCGGGCATCAAACGAAGCTTGCGTTTTTCCTACGTGCCTTTAGAGCAGGTCTCTGACCATCTTTTGGTCGCTATCCTCGTGGGGGAAGACATCAACTTCTTTCACCACAATGGCGTTGACTTCAGCGCTTGGCCTGAGGCTTTTCAGCAGTGGATTGAGGGAAGGAGGCTCCGGGGGGCCTCCACCATTACCCAGCAACTGGCCAAAAACCTCTTCCTTTCGCGAGAGCGCAGCCTCACGCGCAAGCTCGCCGAGGTGCGGCTGGCGTGGCATTTGGAGAAGCAGCTGGGGAAGAGGCGAATACTGGAGCTTTACGTGAACATCGCCGAGTTTGGCCCGGGGATTTTCGGGGCGGAAGCGGCTTCCCAGGCCTACTTTGGCTGTGCCGCCAGGGACCTCACCCCCGCCCAGGCCGCCGCCCTGGCGGCCACCATCCCGGCCCCTACCCGGGACAACCCGAAAACCAACAGCGCCCGCTTTCGCGCCCGCAGACAGGTCATTGCCGAACGGGCCGCGCACGCTTCCTGGCTTTACACCTTGGTCCGGGAAGCTCAGCGCCGGTAA
- a CDS encoding ArnT family glycosyltransferase: MRAKALYVFACFALAVAFFTTVPFRGLFEPDESRYALVAQGMLQEGQWLVPHLEGRPYTHKPPLYLWLVAALRGLGLPWTVAGVLPSFAAAAALLLLFPGLGRRWGLNAEESYLAAATLVACPLFATMALAARMDMLLALALSVALAAAWSLLFGESDSPRWRWFFWLSVAAGVMSKGPVTLALLALTLVLLAAVNREPLPWRRLFAGGAWVAALGLLLAWFVPAALSQGRAWVEEILVRQSAGRMVKSFAHREPFYFHLLTWPVTGFPASLLALGAALAFWRRKEEPALRFWASAFLAILLFFSAISGKLVVYLLPLVPVAAVLSVLALRRQSRWILWAVSLVALVGVVLGLALATLPYWRNELPLSPALSLLLGGIFAALSAFAALLAFRGQLRQAFHVLVAAGLFFTLAVLPVATDALDARLSVRPIARRLAALVGPQAPGLVYRETLSGLPVYGERPFSRLESPEALAEALQSGGAVVITQKDWQKVSPTLNLEALQIESFPYRRSALLLVYPRQALETGKEQQGP; encoded by the coding sequence GTGCGGGCAAAAGCCCTCTACGTCTTTGCTTGCTTCGCTTTGGCCGTAGCTTTTTTCACCACGGTACCTTTCCGCGGCCTTTTCGAGCCCGACGAAAGCCGGTACGCCTTGGTGGCCCAAGGGATGCTTCAGGAGGGGCAATGGCTGGTGCCGCACCTGGAAGGGCGACCGTACACCCACAAGCCGCCGCTGTACCTCTGGCTGGTGGCCGCGTTGCGGGGCCTGGGGCTCCCCTGGACCGTGGCCGGCGTGTTGCCCTCCTTTGCTGCCGCGGCGGCGCTTTTGCTGCTCTTTCCCGGCCTGGGCCGGCGGTGGGGCCTGAATGCCGAGGAAAGCTACCTGGCCGCCGCCACGCTGGTGGCTTGCCCGCTTTTTGCCACCATGGCCTTGGCGGCACGCATGGACATGCTGCTGGCTCTGGCGTTGAGCGTGGCACTGGCCGCTGCCTGGAGCTTGCTCTTTGGTGAAAGCGATTCCCCGCGTTGGCGGTGGTTTTTCTGGCTTTCGGTGGCGGCCGGGGTGATGAGCAAAGGCCCGGTAACCCTGGCGCTTTTGGCGCTCACCTTGGTGCTGCTGGCAGCGGTGAACCGTGAGCCCCTGCCCTGGCGCCGGCTTTTTGCCGGTGGGGCGTGGGTGGCCGCTTTGGGCCTGCTGTTGGCGTGGTTTGTGCCGGCAGCTTTGAGCCAGGGACGGGCCTGGGTTGAGGAGATCCTTGTCCGGCAATCCGCTGGCCGCATGGTGAAGAGCTTTGCCCACCGGGAGCCCTTTTACTTTCACTTGCTCACCTGGCCAGTGACGGGGTTCCCCGCATCGCTTTTGGCCCTGGGCGCTGCCTTGGCCTTTTGGCGACGAAAAGAAGAGCCCGCACTGCGCTTTTGGGCTTCGGCGTTTCTGGCTATATTGCTGTTCTTCTCCGCGATTTCCGGAAAGCTCGTGGTTTACCTCCTGCCGCTGGTCCCGGTGGCTGCAGTGCTCAGCGTGCTGGCGCTCAGGCGCCAGAGCCGGTGGATTTTGTGGGCGGTTTCCTTGGTGGCGCTGGTGGGTGTGGTTCTGGGGCTGGCGCTGGCCACCCTCCCCTACTGGCGAAACGAGCTGCCCCTGTCCCCGGCTTTATCGCTGCTTTTAGGCGGAATTTTTGCAGCGCTTTCGGCTTTCGCTGCGCTTTTGGCTTTCCGCGGTCAGTTGCGCCAGGCCTTTCACGTTTTGGTGGCTGCCGGCCTTTTCTTTACCCTGGCGGTTCTCCCGGTGGCCACCGATGCCCTGGACGCCCGCTTAAGCGTTCGTCCCATCGCCCGCCGCTTGGCGGCTTTGGTGGGTCCACAGGCACCCGGGCTGGTGTACCGGGAAACCCTTTCGGGCCTGCCGGTTTACGGCGAAAGACCCTTTTCCCGGCTGGAAAGCCCCGAGGCCCTGGCGGAAGCGCTGCAAAGCGGTGGAGCGGTGGTGATCACCCAAAAGGACTGGCAAAAGGTAAGCCCGACGCTAAACCTCGAAGCTCTCCAAATTGAGAGCTTCCCGTACCGCCGCTCGGCGCTTCTGCTGGTCTACCCGCGACAAGCTCTGGAAACCGGGAAGGAGCAGCAAGGACCGTAG
- a CDS encoding glycosyltransferase has translation MALRRVTIVVPNPKAPSYRLRLASLEPFAGAAGLQLSTVVLPRRPEWLRVLRLAATFRSSELVLFSKLKLLLGEDLLVRRWCPLWVLDVDDAVMYGKPKRHGEPPDQAWWRRRRFARMVRNCALTVVGSHELARQVAPLGASTVVYPTPVDLRRYPLAKPDAHGEVILGWIGLGKNLRYLQDLEGVLQALSRRFPFRLKVISDRLPALSGVPVELEPWSEATEGESLARCHVGLAPLSDDLWTQGKGGYRCIQYAAAGLPCVASPVGANREVVVHGETGFWAKTPEEWLEALTRLLENPSLRAAMGQKARARAESLYDLSLLAPRYVGWLRSLLLLPGFQSLSRVDQQKRRAAVREALNLESFEV, from the coding sequence GTGGCCTTAAGGCGCGTGACCATCGTCGTTCCCAACCCCAAAGCCCCCTCCTACCGCTTGCGGCTGGCTAGCCTCGAACCTTTTGCGGGGGCGGCGGGCTTGCAGCTGTCCACGGTGGTGCTGCCCCGGCGGCCGGAATGGCTGCGGGTGCTGCGGCTTGCGGCTACCTTTCGCTCATCGGAGCTGGTGCTGTTTTCCAAGCTCAAGCTGCTTTTGGGGGAAGACCTGCTGGTGCGCCGCTGGTGCCCGCTGTGGGTGCTGGATGTGGACGACGCGGTGATGTACGGCAAGCCCAAAAGGCACGGCGAGCCACCGGATCAGGCGTGGTGGCGGCGTCGCCGCTTTGCCCGCATGGTGCGCAACTGCGCTTTGACGGTGGTGGGCTCCCATGAGCTCGCGCGGCAGGTGGCCCCGCTGGGAGCATCTACGGTGGTTTACCCCACGCCGGTGGATTTGCGGCGCTACCCGCTGGCCAAACCAGACGCCCACGGGGAGGTGATTCTGGGCTGGATCGGGCTGGGCAAGAACCTCCGGTACCTGCAGGACCTGGAGGGCGTGCTGCAGGCCTTGAGCCGTCGTTTTCCCTTTCGCCTCAAGGTCATTTCCGATCGCCTCCCTGCGCTTTCGGGGGTTCCGGTGGAGCTGGAGCCCTGGAGCGAGGCCACCGAAGGGGAAAGCCTGGCCCGCTGTCACGTGGGCCTGGCGCCCCTGAGTGACGACCTCTGGACCCAGGGGAAGGGCGGGTACCGCTGCATCCAGTACGCCGCCGCCGGGCTTCCCTGCGTAGCCTCGCCGGTGGGCGCCAACCGCGAGGTGGTGGTCCACGGGGAGACCGGCTTTTGGGCGAAAACCCCCGAAGAGTGGTTAGAGGCTCTTACGCGCCTTTTGGAAAACCCGTCGCTGCGCGCGGCCATGGGGCAAAAAGCCCGGGCCCGAGCGGAAAGCCTCTACGACCTTTCGCTTCTAGCCCCCCGCTACGTGGGCTGGCTACGGTCCTTGCTGCTCCTTCCCGGTTTCCAGAGCTTGTCGCGGGTAGACCAGCAGAAGCGCCGAGCGGCGGTACGGGAAGCTCTCAATTTGGAGAGCTTCGAGGTTTAG